From one Lotus japonicus ecotype B-129 chromosome 3, LjGifu_v1.2 genomic stretch:
- the LOC130743523 gene encoding gibberellin 2-beta-dioxygenase 8-like yields THQLPFHNNPFSLHNNMESYPPVFRCQQITPLDQDDSHDPIHDPDPVPVIDLESLHHNIDDDNNINKKILEEACEDWGLFRLVNHGVPPTLLKKLQDLAKELFSLPFESKKTAYDGAPMTYFWGTALVTQSGTAITRDPQNMNRVEGFSVPLTHLSNFHPQLPTLECMRLMLMDYETHLSRIATTLFEAMAKNLGLNLETCKSYLSVDTGVVRVYRYPHGLVGLGMEVHTDSSILSILNQDDQVSGLEVLKDDRWLTVKPISNTLIVNLGDMMQAISNDRYKSVSHRVKVSKNIDRISICYFVFPGEDVVIESTKYKPFTYNEFRAQVQQDIKALGYKVGLARFNQIQDC; encoded by the exons ACACACCAACTTCCATTTCATAATAATCCATTCtcacttcacaacaacatggAGTCCTACCCTCCCGTTTTCCGCTGCCAACAGATCACACCCCTAGACCAAGATGACTCCCATGACCCAATTCACGATCCGGATCCTGTGCCAGTCATAGATCTTGAGAGCTTGCACCATAATATTGATGATGACAATAACATCAATAAGAAGATTCTAGAGGAGGCTTGTGAAGATTGGGGACTATTTCGTTTGGTTAACCATGGAGTTCCACCAACACTTTTGAAGAAGCTTCAGGACCTAGCCAAAGAGCTATTTTCATTGCCATTTGAGTCCAAAAAAACGGCGTATGACGGCGCCCCTATGACATACTTTTGGGGTACAGCTCTTGTAACACAATCTGGAACAGCAATAACAAGAGATCCTCAAAATATGAATAGGGTTGAAGGTTTCTCTGTGCCGTTGACCCACCTCTCTAATTTCCACCCTCAGCTTCCAACGCTTGAGTGCATGAG ACTTATGTTGATGGACTATGAAACTCACCTCTCAAGAATTGCTACAACTTTATTCGAGGCTATGGCGAAGAACCTTGGCCTGAATTTGGAAACCTGCAAGTCATATTTATCAGTAGACACTGGGGTGGTTCGTGTGTATCGATACCCACATGGTTTAGTTGGTTTGGGAATGGAAGTGCATACAGATAGCTCAATCTTGTCCATTTTGAACCAAGACGACCAAGTCAGTGGACTAGAGGTGCTCAAAGATGATCGCTGGCTAACTGTCAAACCCATTTCCAACACATTGATTGTCAACCTTGGAGACATGATGCAG GCAATAAGTAATGACAGATACAAGAGTGTGTCGCACAGAGTGAAGGTAAGCAAAAATATTGATAGGATCTCAATATGCTACTTTGTGTTCCCTGGTGAAGACGTTGTGATTGAGAGTACAAAGTACAAGCCCTTCACTTACAATGAGTTCAGAGCACAAGTGCAGCAAGACATCAAGGCCCTTGGCTATAAAGTTGGGCTTGCAAGGTTTAATCAGATCCAGGACTGTTAA